A single region of the Phycisphaerae bacterium RAS1 genome encodes:
- the acpS gene encoding Holo-[acyl-carrier-protein] synthase encodes MQILGHGVDIVVCQRIERIWREHGERFLDRIFTADERRYCVGNRSELVRLAGRFAAKEAVLKVLGTGWRGGIEWTDIEVLPDPLGRPLVSLHGQTAKLAAALGIRTVLVSISHAGDYAVASAIAVGDAGAT; translated from the coding sequence ATGCAGATTCTCGGCCACGGCGTCGACATCGTCGTCTGCCAGCGGATTGAGCGAATCTGGCGCGAGCATGGCGAGCGATTCCTCGACCGGATCTTCACCGCGGACGAGCGCCGCTACTGCGTCGGCAACCGGTCGGAACTCGTCCGCCTCGCCGGCCGGTTCGCCGCAAAAGAGGCCGTGCTGAAGGTGCTCGGCACCGGCTGGCGCGGCGGGATCGAGTGGACCGACATCGAAGTACTGCCCGATCCGCTCGGCAGGCCGCTGGTCAGCCTGCACGGCCAGACCGCAAAGCTGGCCGCCGCGCTCGGCATCCGCACGGTCCTCGTCTCGATTTCCCACGCCGGCGACTACGCCGTCGCCTCGGCGATCGCCGTCGGCGATGCGGGCGCGACATGA
- a CDS encoding Dna-J like membrane chaperone protein encodes MCMTGEDALITLFVALVLLIVVGISKKIIQVLRRKRDLRWWDEFQLTVPAQQALEVIGRVLSDLHACELMHVTSDKQVFSRRGAPGIRAVPGSGGMAWGDIPLMVVAWCIPLSSERTRARIMFSSNENVHFAPAAAEWFRQTADQEFREIIGEVRQATSQTSTSVAPPRTPDIDAAYAVLKLNPGASWPEVQAAYREACKQYHPDRYSGQNLPAPVGDLIQREFKVKTEAYQLLKKHLSQ; translated from the coding sequence ATGTGTATGACGGGCGAAGACGCTCTAATCACGCTGTTTGTCGCGCTTGTGCTGCTGATTGTCGTGGGCATCAGCAAGAAGATCATCCAGGTGCTTCGGCGCAAGCGGGATCTGCGGTGGTGGGACGAGTTCCAGCTGACTGTGCCCGCTCAACAGGCACTCGAGGTCATCGGCCGTGTTCTTTCCGACCTGCACGCCTGCGAACTGATGCACGTGACGAGCGACAAGCAGGTCTTTTCTCGGCGTGGTGCGCCCGGCATCCGGGCGGTGCCGGGCAGCGGCGGAATGGCATGGGGCGACATTCCCCTCATGGTCGTGGCTTGGTGTATTCCACTTAGTTCTGAACGGACGCGCGCTCGCATCATGTTTTCGTCAAATGAGAACGTGCATTTCGCCCCAGCCGCGGCCGAGTGGTTCCGCCAAACAGCGGATCAGGAGTTCCGCGAAATCATCGGCGAGGTACGGCAGGCGACAAGCCAAACGTCAACCTCGGTAGCTCCGCCGCGGACGCCGGACATCGACGCTGCTTACGCGGTGCTGAAACTGAACCCCGGCGCATCGTGGCCGGAAGTGCAGGCTGCCTACCGGGAAGCCTGCAAGCAGTATCACCCGGACCGGTACTCGGGGCAGAACCTGCCGGCGCCCGTCGGCGATCTGATCCAGCGTGAGTTCAAGGTCAAGACAGAGGCTTACCAGCTGCTCAAGAAGCATCTTTCACAGTGA
- a CDS encoding Dna-J like membrane chaperone protein, with amino-acid sequence MSVPNEYFLPTCWAVALVVLSLLLSKYLHKRNVACGNTLAISLPPAQALVTIDRVLADKHGCKLLGKEEMLRIYTRGNRGVLKAKNHQMQPWQELPVVIIVRCYSEEPGRTHVRMTHLSWDGVSMTLEAVATFCKMAKRECLEVRQQAEDEAARAASPPAASKSPDLGAAYAALGLEPGAPWADVQAAYRTVLNNYRPGTLAELKLPAHLAELAVREGNAKAAAFRAIKAHYSAQHGRLSGMNGRESNQELHTSS; translated from the coding sequence ATGTCAGTCCCCAACGAATACTTCCTGCCAACATGCTGGGCAGTCGCGCTCGTGGTACTCAGCCTTCTGCTGAGCAAGTATCTTCATAAGCGCAATGTGGCCTGCGGTAACACATTGGCGATATCGCTGCCGCCGGCGCAGGCGCTTGTGACCATCGATCGAGTGCTCGCGGACAAGCACGGGTGCAAGCTCCTCGGCAAAGAGGAGATGCTCAGAATCTATACGCGCGGTAATCGCGGTGTTCTGAAAGCGAAGAACCACCAGATGCAGCCGTGGCAGGAACTCCCGGTTGTGATCATCGTGCGCTGCTATTCTGAGGAGCCAGGCCGCACACATGTTCGGATGACGCATCTCTCCTGGGACGGCGTATCGATGACGCTCGAAGCCGTCGCAACGTTCTGCAAAATGGCTAAGCGAGAGTGCCTCGAAGTCCGGCAGCAGGCGGAGGACGAGGCCGCACGCGCCGCGTCTCCGCCGGCCGCCTCGAAGTCGCCTGATCTTGGGGCCGCATATGCCGCGTTGGGACTGGAACCCGGTGCGCCCTGGGCCGACGTTCAGGCGGCCTATCGCACCGTGCTTAATAACTATCGCCCCGGCACGCTCGCTGAACTGAAACTCCCGGCGCACCTGGCGGAGCTTGCCGTAAGAGAAGGCAACGCCAAGGCCGCGGCGTTTCGAGCGATCAAAGCGCATTACAGCGCGCAACACGGTCGCCTCTCCGGCATGAACGGTCGGGAAAGCAATCAGGAACTCCACACGTCGTCGTGA
- a CDS encoding Type IV secretion-system coupling protein DNA-binding domain protein yields MGWLIKTRARSAAKSRWDRSSPLLYWADGVPWNVESAFSGTQIWGSTGSGKTSGSLAAICRAFLAAGFGGLFLCAKREDRDTYTRYAREAGRLDDLMVFSPETNELRYNFIESERRQSAGAVGLVENLTALLMTVTELTERGNGGGGGRDNERYFRLESTRLARNGLLALVLGRERVTVPDLHRLITTAPVSLEQVASTDWQNSSFCFQCLHAADQASKNDSQRADFDLALTYFLNEWPALSSRTRSVVQSTLTSATDALSRGAARDLLSSPNPNVSPEMMYDGKVLIADFPVLVYRDIGQLIQVILKFCWQRSHSQRNVAANPRPTFIVCDESHLLAVDADQTFQTIARSTRTAVVYATQSISTYLDVFGAQAEPKVHTLLGNLQTQVFHQQTDVKTIQYVQELIGRSRQFVMNGNSTRDNDWLSPLFGGTPGGASAGFSETYEFELQASDLNSLAKGQPPLWETHAIVYQGGRRFPNGRTWFPVAFRQTH; encoded by the coding sequence ATGGGCTGGCTCATCAAAACCCGTGCGCGTTCTGCTGCGAAATCGAGATGGGATCGGTCGTCGCCGCTCCTGTACTGGGCCGACGGCGTGCCTTGGAACGTGGAGTCGGCCTTTTCCGGAACGCAGATTTGGGGCTCCACCGGTTCCGGAAAAACTTCCGGCTCACTTGCCGCGATCTGCCGCGCCTTTCTGGCGGCGGGATTTGGAGGGCTGTTTCTCTGTGCGAAGCGAGAAGACCGCGACACCTACACGCGATATGCCAGGGAGGCGGGCCGCCTTGACGACCTGATGGTGTTCTCGCCGGAGACGAATGAGCTTCGTTACAACTTCATCGAGTCGGAGCGAAGGCAGAGCGCAGGCGCTGTCGGCCTTGTCGAGAACCTGACGGCCCTGCTTATGACCGTCACCGAACTGACTGAGCGCGGTAACGGTGGCGGCGGCGGCCGTGACAACGAGCGTTATTTCCGGTTGGAATCGACGCGATTAGCGCGAAACGGTCTGCTCGCACTGGTCCTGGGACGCGAACGCGTCACCGTCCCCGACCTGCATCGGCTAATCACGACGGCGCCCGTTTCTCTCGAACAGGTGGCCAGCACCGACTGGCAGAACAGCTCGTTCTGTTTCCAGTGCCTGCACGCAGCGGACCAGGCGTCAAAGAACGACTCGCAACGCGCCGACTTCGACCTGGCGCTTACATACTTCCTGAACGAGTGGCCCGCCCTCAGTTCGCGCACGAGATCGGTTGTGCAGAGCACCCTGACCTCCGCGACGGATGCGCTGAGTCGCGGTGCGGCGAGAGACCTCCTTTCATCTCCAAACCCGAATGTCTCGCCCGAGATGATGTATGACGGCAAGGTCTTGATCGCCGATTTTCCGGTGCTCGTGTACCGCGACATCGGACAGCTCATCCAGGTGATTCTGAAATTCTGCTGGCAGCGCTCGCACAGCCAGCGCAATGTCGCAGCAAACCCGCGCCCAACCTTCATCGTCTGCGACGAGAGTCATCTGCTCGCGGTGGACGCCGACCAGACGTTCCAGACCATCGCGCGCAGCACCCGCACCGCCGTCGTGTACGCCACGCAGTCGATTTCGACGTATCTCGACGTGTTTGGCGCGCAGGCGGAGCCGAAGGTTCATACGCTGCTTGGGAATCTGCAAACGCAGGTGTTTCACCAGCAGACCGATGTGAAGACGATCCAGTACGTGCAGGAACTCATCGGCCGATCGCGGCAGTTCGTGATGAACGGCAACAGCACCCGTGACAACGACTGGCTGTCGCCGCTGTTCGGCGGCACCCCCGGCGGCGCATCCGCGGGCTTCTCCGAGACATACGAATTTGAATTACAGGCGTCCGACCTGAACTCGCTCGCCAAGGGTCAACCGCCGCTCTGGGAAACTCACGCGATTGTCTATCAGGGCGGCAGACGCTTTCCAAACGGACGCACCTGGTTTCCCGTGGCGTTCCGGCAGACACACTGA
- the spo0C_2 gene encoding Chromosome-partitioning protein Spo0J, with the protein MNLTLQSVPLDRITVAPQVRTQFSAESIAGLAESIAESGLQQPVLCAQEKDTLRLIDGERRFRACHTLGWKTIPVLIAADRVTAVDALASSLVSNLQREDLSPLDRAEGMRQLMEKGAMTADQVAKRLGQSPATVSRQLALLKLPDAIKAKLASGELSADSAYLLARVDDPARQASLAQEAADGKLSRDGLQRKLRRARRAEAGGSVGPNRVTALLGAGRSITVAGKALSLDSLIETLEQLLSRAKRSKSQGLSLATFVRTLRDQAN; encoded by the coding sequence ATGAATCTGACGCTTCAATCCGTTCCGCTCGATCGTATCACGGTCGCGCCGCAGGTGCGTACGCAGTTTTCGGCCGAGTCGATCGCCGGCTTGGCCGAAAGCATCGCCGAGTCGGGATTGCAGCAGCCGGTGCTCTGCGCCCAGGAAAAGGACACGCTGCGATTGATCGATGGGGAGCGCCGGTTTCGCGCGTGCCATACGCTCGGCTGGAAGACGATTCCCGTGCTCATCGCTGCCGACCGCGTGACGGCGGTCGATGCGCTTGCAAGCAGCCTGGTGTCGAATCTCCAACGCGAGGATCTGAGTCCGCTCGATCGCGCGGAGGGAATGCGCCAACTCATGGAAAAAGGCGCGATGACGGCGGACCAGGTCGCAAAGCGACTCGGCCAGAGTCCCGCTACGGTCTCGCGCCAACTTGCCCTGCTCAAGCTGCCCGACGCGATCAAAGCGAAACTCGCAAGCGGCGAGCTATCGGCGGACTCGGCCTATCTCCTCGCCCGCGTCGATGATCCGGCGCGGCAAGCGTCGCTTGCGCAGGAGGCGGCGGACGGCAAGCTGTCGCGAGACGGATTGCAGCGCAAGCTCCGGCGGGCGCGTCGCGCGGAAGCGGGCGGAAGTGTCGGGCCGAACCGCGTGACGGCGCTGCTCGGCGCCGGTCGGTCTATCACGGTCGCCGGCAAAGCGCTGTCGCTCGACAGCTTGATCGAAACCCTCGAACAACTGCTGTCGAGAGCAAAGAGGTCGAAATCTCAGGGCCTGTCGTTAGCAACCTTCGTCCGCACGCTTCGTGACCAGGCGAACTAA
- a CDS encoding RNA polymerase sigma factor, with protein MNAATTSTRTRPGAEAFCRAPERPQTWAARAPWDASSLARRVLRQFGMHTWRERCEDAAQEWYLIAIQRGELFDRNGGLDARAAHCLMMRVCGRQAQRGKRRHISLDSQPSFADGLEARGDERLPGSVAEQVVVAVESLEADLQNAILLRFYRDMGIRQIAAELDVPVAEVRRRIAAALEQLRADLEIALTTLM; from the coding sequence ATGAATGCCGCGACAACCAGCACGAGAACCAGGCCGGGGGCCGAAGCATTCTGTCGTGCTCCCGAACGGCCGCAGACATGGGCCGCGCGTGCTCCGTGGGACGCAAGCTCGCTTGCCCGCCGTGTCCTTCGGCAATTCGGGATGCATACATGGCGGGAACGCTGCGAGGACGCAGCCCAGGAATGGTATCTCATTGCGATACAGCGCGGGGAGCTGTTCGACCGCAATGGCGGTCTCGATGCCAGGGCCGCCCATTGCCTCATGATGCGCGTCTGCGGTCGGCAGGCCCAGCGCGGCAAGCGTCGTCATATCTCGCTCGATTCTCAACCGAGCTTCGCCGACGGGTTGGAGGCGCGCGGGGACGAGCGGCTTCCGGGGTCAGTTGCGGAACAGGTTGTGGTGGCCGTCGAATCGCTGGAGGCGGACCTTCAAAACGCGATCCTGCTTCGGTTCTACCGCGACATGGGAATCCGTCAGATTGCCGCCGAACTCGACGTTCCGGTCGCCGAGGTCCGCAGACGGATCGCGGCGGCGCTGGAACAACTGCGGGCCGACTTGGAAATCGCGCTGACCACATTGATGTAG
- a CDS encoding Ankyrin repeats (3 copies) translates to MHIATVLIELSLRRRWERWLWYVRYHFCHEPGRAALAPVLTLCYGLQDMGHVMQAQQQLLKAIESGDAAGLKAALAEGGDPNMRINGFPVLHVAAINGETELVDALLRAGADANAVDEKAGCSAVMYLAFLNCRPEQSDSLKRLLDAGADANLRHGTGGHTALDMAGDWLNERSGAILVNAGAVATGRAAQRWAQKFQGRLGQGRG, encoded by the coding sequence ATGCACATAGCGACTGTCCTAATAGAGCTGTCGCTGCGTCGTCGCTGGGAAAGATGGCTGTGGTATGTCCGCTACCACTTTTGCCACGAGCCCGGACGCGCGGCGCTTGCGCCTGTCCTCACCCTGTGCTACGGGTTGCAGGACATGGGGCACGTCATGCAAGCGCAACAGCAACTTCTGAAAGCAATCGAATCTGGCGACGCCGCCGGGCTGAAGGCCGCTCTGGCGGAAGGCGGCGACCCAAACATGCGGATCAACGGGTTTCCCGTGCTACACGTTGCAGCGATTAACGGTGAAACCGAGCTTGTCGATGCGCTATTGCGGGCCGGGGCGGATGCGAACGCGGTAGACGAGAAGGCAGGCTGCAGCGCGGTCATGTATCTCGCCTTTTTGAATTGCCGTCCGGAGCAGAGCGACTCCCTGAAACGACTGTTGGATGCGGGAGCGGACGCCAATCTACGGCACGGAACGGGGGGGCATACGGCATTGGATATGGCCGGGGACTGGCTGAACGAGCGCAGCGGAGCGATTCTTGTAAACGCGGGCGCGGTCGCAACGGGCCGCGCTGCGCAACGCTGGGCGCAGAAGTTTCAGGGGCGGCTTGGCCAAGGGCGGGGGTAG
- a CDS encoding transcriptional regulator MalT — MIALAPPLATNRHEAPLRLDEATWAHICLSLKIPRQQQRILSLVLQGLSDKEIAAELALRVPTVRTYLTRIYQRTGVADRVTLILRVFAIAQNYWRESCPRQR, encoded by the coding sequence ATGATCGCGCTTGCTCCGCCACTTGCCACGAATCGCCATGAAGCGCCTCTGCGGCTCGACGAAGCGACGTGGGCTCATATTTGCCTGTCTCTCAAGATTCCGCGCCAGCAGCAGAGGATTCTGTCTCTGGTACTTCAGGGGCTCAGCGACAAAGAAATCGCCGCCGAGCTTGCGCTCCGCGTGCCTACCGTGCGGACCTATCTCACGCGCATCTATCAGCGTACCGGCGTTGCGGATCGCGTCACCCTGATTCTGCGCGTGTTCGCCATCGCCCAGAACTACTGGCGGGAGAGCTGTCCTCGCCAGCGATGA
- a CDS encoding helix-turn-helix protein, with translation MLRQMRTDAGLTQRDLAERLRMHNTMVHRSEIGDRRIDPVEFADWCRACGADPGKMIRQLG, from the coding sequence ATGCTGCGCCAGATGCGGACGGACGCCGGCCTGACCCAGCGCGACCTGGCCGAGCGGCTCCGGATGCACAACACGATGGTTCATCGTTCGGAAATAGGCGATCGACGAATCGATCCGGTGGAATTCGCCGACTGGTGCCGCGCCTGCGGAGCCGATCCGGGCAAGATGATCCGGCAGTTGGGGTGA
- the vapC_1 gene encoding tRNA(fMet)-specific endonuclease VapC has protein sequence MVVIVVDASVAAKWVLAESDREAAKALLINGEKLIAPSLIRFEVTGAIVRRFRNNALDEGAARVACAQWDDLLRNEALDLLPAEELLPQALDFALGARHGLADCLYVAAAKTYAAEMITADVTLRERGLKLYPRIALLTPSPH, from the coding sequence TTGGTCGTGATCGTCGTGGACGCGAGCGTGGCGGCAAAATGGGTGCTCGCCGAATCTGACCGCGAAGCCGCGAAAGCCCTGCTTATCAACGGCGAAAAGCTGATTGCTCCCTCCCTCATCCGCTTTGAAGTCACCGGCGCGATCGTTCGTCGATTCCGCAATAACGCTCTCGACGAAGGCGCCGCCCGCGTGGCCTGTGCCCAGTGGGATGATCTGTTGCGGAATGAGGCCCTGGACCTTCTTCCCGCCGAAGAGCTACTGCCGCAAGCTCTCGACTTTGCGCTTGGCGCGCGGCATGGACTCGCGGACTGCTTGTATGTCGCTGCCGCGAAGACCTACGCGGCTGAGATGATTACCGCGGATGTCACGTTGCGTGAGCGGGGCTTGAAACTCTATCCGCGAATCGCGCTGCTGACGCCATCGCCGCACTGA
- the xerD_3 gene encoding Tyrosine recombinase XerD, whose protein sequence is MPFDVPTPQTVHPVQTTRRLTDDQFLRLAAVPPEVEWFANLTNPNTRRAYENDVRDFMAFAGIVRPGEFRQVTRAHVIAWRDTLRAQPVEGGNGDRCLSPASIRRRLSALGSLFDYLCDRNAVTHNPVDGIERPNEGVNEGKTPAIGDAQAHRLLDAPSKHTLKGIRDRAILAVLLYHGLRRDELCKLRVRDLQERRGVKCLRVHGKGRHGAKIRYVEAHPAALERIAEYLTLAGHGEDMDGPLFRPMRNRGNVNQPLTAGAIYICVAKHYARAAGISDCEFRVHSLRATAATNALEHGADIAKVQAWLGHASVATTRLYDKRESRPEDSPTFKVSYS, encoded by the coding sequence ATGCCGTTCGATGTCCCCACTCCCCAGACCGTCCATCCCGTTCAAACTACCCGCCGGCTGACCGATGACCAGTTTCTCCGTCTGGCCGCAGTTCCGCCGGAAGTGGAATGGTTCGCCAACCTCACCAATCCGAACACGCGCCGCGCCTACGAGAACGACGTGCGCGACTTCATGGCATTCGCCGGCATCGTGCGGCCGGGAGAGTTCCGGCAGGTGACGCGGGCGCACGTCATCGCATGGCGGGATACGCTCCGCGCGCAGCCGGTGGAGGGCGGCAACGGGGATCGATGCCTGTCGCCGGCATCCATCCGCCGCAGGCTCTCGGCGCTGGGTTCGCTGTTCGACTATCTGTGCGACAGGAACGCCGTCACTCACAACCCGGTAGACGGCATCGAGCGTCCCAACGAAGGCGTCAACGAGGGCAAGACGCCGGCGATCGGCGATGCCCAGGCCCACCGCCTGCTGGACGCACCATCGAAACATACGCTAAAGGGCATCCGCGACCGGGCTATTCTCGCCGTGCTGCTTTATCACGGGCTGCGCCGCGACGAATTGTGCAAGCTTCGGGTCCGCGACCTTCAGGAGCGACGCGGCGTCAAATGCCTCCGCGTTCACGGCAAGGGCCGCCACGGAGCGAAGATTCGCTATGTCGAAGCCCATCCGGCGGCGCTGGAGCGCATCGCCGAATATCTCACGCTTGCCGGTCACGGCGAGGACATGGACGGGCCGCTGTTTCGGCCGATGCGGAATCGCGGGAACGTGAACCAGCCGTTGACCGCGGGCGCTATATATATATGCGTGGCAAAACACTATGCCCGCGCCGCCGGCATCAGCGACTGCGAATTCCGCGTGCATAGCCTGCGGGCAACCGCTGCGACGAACGCTCTGGAGCACGGCGCCGACATTGCCAAAGTGCAGGCGTGGCTTGGCCATGCGAGCGTTGCGACGACGCGGCTCTACGACAAGCGCGAGAGCCGGCCGGAGGATTCACCGACATTCAAGGTGTCGTACTCGTAA
- a CDS encoding site-specific tyrosine recombinase XerC, translating into MIHTTVKHTSRSVPQFHQTATILSRNCNIHAAGITDCEFRVHGLRATAATNALEHGADIAKVQAWLGHASVATTRLYDKRESRPKDSPTFKVSYS; encoded by the coding sequence ATGATACACACCACCGTGAAGCATACAAGCCGATCAGTGCCACAGTTTCATCAAACTGCCACGATTCTGTCACGCAACTGTAACATACACGCTGCCGGCATCACTGACTGCGAATTCCGCGTGCATGGCCTGCGGGCGACCGCTGCGACGAACGCGCTGGAGCACGGCGCGGACATCGCCAAGGTGCAGGCATGGCTTGGCCATGCGAGCGTTGCGACGACGCGGCTCTACGACAAGCGCGAGAGCCGGCCAAAGGATTCACCGACATTCAAGGTGTCGTACTCGTAA